Within the Vanessa cardui chromosome 6, ilVanCard2.1, whole genome shotgun sequence genome, the region CTTAACTGCAACAAATTatgatatactttaataattggACGAACAGATCCGAAGatctaaaaattacaattttcaacTATTTACAATTACGCAGATATGTACCTCATATATCGGTAACGAATAAATCGAATGGATTATGACCTCTTTtcctaaataaaaacaaaacaacatctcaataaaaaaaagtaaaaagtgaagaaaaaaagtgtacatttttttttcaaagagtagaagtaaattatttattttaaaaaatgaaatgtaaatatgaACTCATTTCTGGGATGATAATATGCCTGACACGTATTCATTATTATAGCTACTTCAAATGTTGTTGCTTACTTGAAGAGCAGTAGGGTTGTCTATCATAACTAGGGATGCTTCTCTTAGAGCCTTGGAGGCTTTAATTTCGCCCTCAGCCGCAATTATTTTAGCTCTGGCTTCTCTGTCAGCTTCTGCTTCAGCTGCCATTGCTCTTTGCAACTGTACTGGGAGTCGAACATCTTTGCTGTAAGCAAAGAatgaataaatagatttttgattttacagCGTGAATTTTCTTGGAACGGCTTGATTAAATTTACTCAAAACTAGCAAGCATTATTATACCATTGCATAACAATATTTCGGTTCGACTCCCAGTACAGTTGTACTGGGAGTCGAACATCTTTGCTGTAAGCAAAGAatgaataaatagatttttgattttacagCGTGAATTTTCTTGGAACGGCTTGATTAAATTTACTCAAAACTAGCAAGCATTATTATACCATTGCATAACAATATTTCGGTTCGACTCCCAGTACAGTTGTACTGGGAGTCGAACATCTTTGCTGTAAGCAAAGAatgaataaatagatttttgattttacagCGTGAATTTTCTTGGAACGGCTTGATTAAATTTACTCAAAACTAGCAAGCATTATTATACCATTGCATAACAATATTTCGGTTCGACTCCCAGTACAGTTGTACTGGGAGTCGAACATCTTTGCTGTAAGCAAAGAatgaataaatagatttttgattttacagCGTGAATTTTCTTGGAACGGCTTGATTAAATTTACTCAAAACTAGCAAGCATTATTATACCATTGCATAACAATATTTCGGTTCGACTCCCAGTACAGTTGTACTGGGAGTCGAACATCTTTGCTGTAAGCAAAGAatgaataaatagatttttgattttacagCGTGAATTTTCTTGGAACGGCTTGATTAAATTTACTCAAAACTAGCAAGCATTATTATACCATTGCATAACAATATTTCGGTTCGACTCCCAGTACAGTTGTACTGGGAGTCGAACATCTTTGCTGTAAGCAAAGAatgaataaatagatttttgattttacagCGTGAATTTTCTTGGAACGGCTTGATTAAATTTACTCAAAACTAGCAAGCATTATTATACCATTGAATAACAATATTTCGGTTCCATCTCTGTTTTTATCatctttttatatgtaatacaaagACCAAGAGTATACACTTACCTGAGCGTTTTAATATCTACCAgctcaattatttataaagattgtaTTTATtgcccaatgtaagtagctaaaacacttgtgttatggaaaatcagaaataacgacggtaccaaaaacactacatcgactcggccgggaatcgaacccgggacctcggagtggcgtacccatgaaaaccggtgtacacaacactcgatCACGGAAGTCGTCACGAATGTAAAATTAACTgcagattaaaattattacagcaTACGCCTAGACGTCTTActctatagatataaaataacaggCTGTACATATCCGTAATCTTGGAAAAGCCTTTATTTTCCGTTGAAGAATGGTATATCGATAAGTATAGATAGtagtttgttaaaaaataaatatgcctCAAAAACCTTAGAGTGATTGTATACATTACATCTCAACTCTTTCCACTTCAACTCCCCAGGGATCAGTCGCTACGTCCAAGTTGGCTTGCATCATATGACTTATGGCTTCACGATCTGATAACAGCTGGGCTAAGTCACGCATACCCAGTACATTGCGCAGTGTTGTCGCAGCGAGGAGACGAGTAGAAGCACTAAGGAATCAATGGACATAATTAAATCAGGTACTGCTATGAAATAATCATAAGACCCAGGTTCTGTCAAAGAAACATTACCAACCTATAATCTGCAACACGAACTACTGCGTTTAATGGTTCCTTTATTCTATAGTAAACAACTGCATCTACCGCTACAGTAACTGAATCTCTTGTGAGGACCTgaaagtatttgtttttattaatacagttaATGATCATTCTTGTAAAAAAACTTgggtgtattatatatacatatacatatatataatcccTCAGTATTCAAAATTTGATTCATTAGTCTCAATATATAGGCCTTTAACGATGCTTAACAAGAAGCTAGAAGCTAACTACAAAGTTGGCAATGTAATAGagtcatataaaattaacaagttttacatatattttcaacGTAGCATTCTGCATTCAGTCTCAAAAAAAGTACCACAGGTGTCTTATTTCAACTATCTGAGCTTAGGttcttatgtttaaaataatccatacaatcatatttatagataaaagcaaagttttaatttttatacttaatagtataaaatattgtttgataaaattGCAACTAAAAGTATAAAGGAATAGATACTGTAATGGCCTTACTTTTTTACCTCTTGAGAGATAGGTaagttaaagtataaaaaaggtCAACTTTGAGTAATGGTGTTAACGTAACTAATGGCATAGCCCAAGGCTCCATTCTTAGTCCGTTGGCAAAGTTCATGAAGTATTCATGAACTTTGCCAACGACATTAGCAATGAGAATGAAATATTGTCTAATTTATTGGTGATATATACCATATATTATCTAATAGAAATAAGCAAAGATAAAgctcaaacaaaaataaaggctAAATTCGTCcaaatttagaaaatttaattcaGTCATTCGTATGATTAAACTTGATCATCAACGATCGCAGTACTGTACAAAAcctaacatataaatataatagttcaaCACAACGATTAGTCAGAGAacagaaacatataaatataataaacaaagagaAGTGTTAATAacccaaatatttattttaattatagttattataattcaaatgttcggaatgtatataatatgtgtagGCTTTATGTGATTAAAAATAAGGTACAAGTAAACGTAAGtcgaaaaagtaaataaataaactatttaaattgcagcaaaaataaatacaagaaaataaatgtatgtatcgACTGTTTTTATCAAGAACATGTTGAATTTAGTCGGAtcgtaatgtttttatttagacATAGATCTAAATATAGTAAACGTTACGATAAGCATTTATTGTGTAGACTATAATATCACTTTTAGCTTAAATtagcttaaataaatttagaataaaccaaacattttataattttaagaaatagcTTGAAATTTGACTTTATGAAGATACAATAGCTCAGTGGATAGGAGGACTGGGACCACTGACATGTGGAAAGGTAAACATtactacgtagtataaaacaaactcgctcaccgctgtctatccctatgtatgcttagatctttaaaattacacaacgagTTTTGAtgcgagagtcgagatggcccagtggttagaacgcgtgcatcttaaccgatgattgcgggttcaaacccaagtaagcaccgctgattcatgtgcttaatttgtctttctcgtactcagcggtgaaggaaaacatcgtgagggaacctgcatgtgacaaatttcatagaaattctgccacatttgtattccaccaacccgcattggaacagcgtggtggaaaatgttccaaaccttctcctcaaacggagaggaggcctttagcccagcagtgggaatttacaggctgttgttattgttgttgttgttgttgtttgatgcgatttttttattagagaAAAGTTTTTGTCTGTAATACAAGGACATGTAGCACAGAAATGTTGCTAACGAATGATAAACTGTGAACGAtgtaagaaattctgtagtatatttagtgtcagcattgcacccatgcgTAGCCGGGACGGATCgctagtatttattaaatcttcATGTAGAATATAatctccaaaccttcttcttaagGGTCCGTTATCCAATAGTAGGATATTTGGTGGTACTTTGTCCTTACTTTAGGTATAAAGGCTTTATGGAAACCCACCTCGGTATACAATTCTCATCAGTTACAGATGACATGATGATACTTGTTCTGGTTTTACTTCCTGGTCTTATTATATTCTAGTTTGACGGCTAAGAGTAATTAAAGATTAGATAGAACTGATTTTAAGTTGGTGACATATTAGCTATGTATTTAGTACATAATATttgacggtggtgaccacatgTGACCAATTTGTATGTGTTTTATCGCCTGGATCGTATCAACATAGTGATTTATGTTCTACAGTGAAGCAGTGGAGTGAGTGGTACCATATACATGAGGCAGATTAGCATTTGGGATCGTATTATATCGTAttagtatacaacaacaacaataacagcctgtaaattcccactgctgggctaaaggcctcctctccctttgaggagaaggtttggaatatattccaccacactgttacaatgcgggttggtggaatacacatgtggcagaatttctatgagatttgtcacatgcagatttcctcacgatgttttccttcaccgctgagcacgagatgaattataaagacaaattaagcacatgaatcagcggtgctcgcctgggtatgaacccgcaatcatgggttaagatgcacgcgttctaaccactgggccatttcgactccaatgtatatttaatattaaaatataattataccagATACTGGgctaaaagttttaataaaaaataataattttagcacAGTACTTAATATAACTAtagataaaatatgttaatcacattttcattttgtaattcaaatataaGTCACGTTTACATTTAATccataattaattgaaaaaatcaaTGCACATTAAAAAacctatttgtatattaaaaaaaaaacaaattaattttgattaatgttATCATTCatcgtaataattaaataggtgAGCTGAAACATAACGTGGGCGATACCGCGTAAAACAGCTGGCTCAATAATGAAACGGTTATGAGGTAGAACGGTTTAGACAACCAGTACAAGACACAATTGTTTGTGCATCGTAAAACTTTGATTGATGGTTTATAGGAACATCAATTAGACGCAAACCAGCTGAATGGCAGGCATTCGGGTTAACTGTTTTCAATACCAATGCCAACTCCGAATCGTCTTTGTTTGTAGCCATGTGTTCTTTGTTATATGCATCGTAGCTATACTTAAGCTCCGTCgccgtatatttagtattgagAATTGAGATTGGCTTATTAGGAAcacgaatatttaaattattcaaagatttcttttttgtaaaaatatttcgatgtCGATTATTGTCACCCGGATTAAAGGTTGTTGAACTTCCTAAATGTTTCAAATTGCATATTGTacgtattaattacaaatattagatttattttgttttagttggTTGAAAATAAGGGAAAACTTACGGGTATGCGTgtacttttaatattagtatattgtAGTTTTGTTATGGATTAGCGtcattataaatatctttaaaagaaTGAAGTAGTTAAATTCATGTCAATTAGATACTTATTATACATCAAGAATATTTCAATGCGTTTTTTGAGGGTTCTTCCAGAGAATTTTAAACGCTTTTTTTGTTAGGACATCCTATATTATTAAAGAGAAGATTAGGTAATTCCAACGGAGGTTGAACCgtaatatttaacataagtaAAACCGCGCAGGGCAGCTTATTTTAGCGACCGAAGTGTTTAAACAAACATCGCGTCTGATATAACTATCAGACGCATTCGTTTCGTACTAGCACttcgattttattaaacatttttgcgTTAGATAGTTCGTTTATTGAGACAGATGATGGGTTGTATATTTTCACTAAAACTAAGGAGCCAATACCGTTACAATATGGTAATCATGGGCAtagtgatatatataataaaaatcgtttGAGAAGACACCGATAATGtcaaatgaaaatatcataatCGGTGACTAGCACATACGTAATTTGATGGAAAATGGTCTTTAAATCTGCAACAAGAAAAGAACTGCAAGAAATCTTAAAACTCCACGCACAGTCAACACGCTTTTAGCCATGAGATCAGCTCGTAAGTTGTACGTTCTGCTCGTAATTAGACTGGTTTATACAGCAATATATAGGTTTGATGTAATCAGTTTGTTTTTCGAGTgttcgaaataaaaacaatttaagaatATTTGCAAAGTAACTTATAACACTATGccgtaaaagtaattaattgttttttttttaggatgagtgagccagtataaaaataaattctcaaGGATTACTTATGATAAGCAATTATTGGTATAGACCATAGGCCCATAAGGGACCATAAGGAGACCATAAGGAAGGGTATTAAGAAGTGACTCGTTTACCCGTCTACctctatatacaacaacaacaccgTCCTGTAAATTCTCCCCttctgggcaaaggcctcctctccctttgaggagaaggtttggagcatattccaccacgatgtttcAACGcgtattggtggaatacacatgtgctagaatttctatgaaatttgccagatgcaggtttcctcgcgatgttcgtcttcaccaccgagcacgaaaagaattataaacacaaataaactcATGAATATTCataggtgcttgcctgggttggaacccgcaatcgtcggttaagatgcacgcgttctaaccgctatGCCATCGCGCCTCTACCTCTcactatctgtctgtctgtcgctctttctctaccaaaccactgaacctgaatgttatgaaaatttgtatcaagcaaacttgaagttcaaggaaggacattgggtaacttttttgcctgacatcaTGTGTCAAACAATCGAACCTAAGATGCGACCGAGCTGTGTACGactagtttataaaaaataatataataaataaaagtaagtatataaaagaCCTTGTTCGTTAATTCTGaggaaaagttaataaaacattgaGTACTACTAATTGATTTGAAATTGGTTCATACCTCTTGAGGTGGTACATCGAATGACACTGTCCTTAAATCAACTTTTCTGTAAGTATCGACACAGGGTAATATGAAGAAAAGTCCAGGCCCTCTCACGCCACCTTTACGTAATCGGCCGAGGCGGAAAATCACTGCTCGTTCAAACTCTTGGACGACCTGAGAAGTATgaaggttttattaataattatttaatctattaaCTGTTAATCTGTATAATTTTCTGAATGTTCTCCAAAAAGGTTTCATATACTAGGATTGGACAATTAGTTCGTAGTTACACCAATGTGTATGGAAATAACACAAATGTTTGATATTTCACGAGACCAATATAAAGAGAAGTATATTTCTTATGTTATAgttgcattttaaaaataatttcattttgttctagaaaaaataaattaaaatgacatttacCTTAAAACATTCGAATAACGAAAACGGAAATGTAATAATGACAAGTAGAAATGAAAAGAATGTCGCAAATTTTTCAACGCATCCAACAGCATGCGGATTTGctgaaaagaaaattttaacattattattttttttaattaaaaataaggaaagaatattttaatatgcattcgatatataaaatattgaataaaacactgttaattaattaataaaaaatatagtgatttaaataattcaatatatttaataaaatgctaaGGTGCAATATTTACAATGGCTGTTAATCGCATATAAGTGGTTTATTTTGGCAGCATTTAAACGATATTTACATAAACTTGCTTATTACTTTTAACCGATTACGAAGCGATATTACAATTACTCGTGTTTGATTAACCACGAAATTTCCTTtcgatattaaaatacttacgcATTTGTATCGTGATAGCGCAAGTCGTACCCGTATCACAatctaaaatattcaaatttacaaattaatttaaattacaagctaacattttaatttttaagcttATCATTTTCTACTTACGGCTGGGTACGTTATCACGTCTAGTGCTTACAGACCTTAGTTCCGTATGCATCGTGAATTATtcaagattatatataatttaagctATCAACACATTATGAACAAGATTCGTTAAATGATACCAATTTTCTAATAACACGTTTAATTCGGCCAACAAACACTGACTGCGCTGACATTCGGACTAACTTACTGTCCGATGAGCGCATGTTTACGCGACCCAAAAACAACACGATACCaactaaaaatatcaaatacaatGCGAATGTTTCGAaatctaatataataacatGTCTTTGGATAAGTTTCGATTACAGATATTTACGTATTTCGAAGTAGCACTCCACTTCGCCTGAATCCTTGTCATGACAACCGAAATCCATGAGGAATTAGAGGCGCAAATTGACGCGCATTGAACGATTTCTGAATCAATCAATCTAAGTGTTTGCAGTGTGATCTAACCGGTGTCTATATTGGTACTACGTTGAACGTGGATAGTCAGGTTgacggtaaaaataaataaataacgcacTTCCCATGTCGATGGACGAACGGGCGCACAGTGGCTCGCGGTGCAGGGTATTGTTGGCTACAGCACTTTGGGAACATTTACCATAATACATTGTATATGAGGATGTTTAGATAATAACTTCACTATTAATATTAGAGTGTTTTAAAAGTTAATCATATTTAACAGATATGGTTGGCGCAACGCTCGATTATGTGGCCTGACAATTAATTGCAGCTTTTCTTTTCTTGATTAGGTCTTGTAATggaaattgtaaattataccttattattcaaatacaattattttaagataattagACTTCGAACGATATTATTGCAGAAATAGTAATTGTAGCTTCGATTTACGATCTAATAGAGTTCTTCTGATGTTGAAAATTTCTTGACAGAAAAATCTAATCTAACCAgcgtttaattaaatacaggATCTCGGGATCTTTAATCGAATGAAAGTAATTTTAGTGATCGAATAATTAAACATGGAACCACTCAGATTATTAGTTTGTACAAAGTTTAAAATTCggtatgaattttaattttataattatcttatgaTGTATAAAAGTATGATTACGATATTTCCCGCTACCGTACGTTTCGCTCATCACATCACGCGAAAACCGAAACAGATGGCCGAATTGCGATGAGCCTTTGTTTATAAGAACGTGCATGCGCTCTTGTCGGCcaaatataagataatttaaGCGATTAATGTGTTCTTTATTTGGACCGCTGCATTATTATAACTTGCATCAATAAAACGTGTtacaatcatttaatttgtgtaataGTACGGGCCACCTGCTTGTGTTTATTCTAGCTCGTTTATTTTGgcagatttatataatttgttaattttaatgcaatttatatctaaatatttattaatatcaatcatCATATCTACAGAAACGTAAACAAATCTGCAGTAATGTGATGTTTATGAGTGAATTTTCCATAAATTTTTAAGTGTGTTTTTTTTCAAACTACGTCATCATTTTTTGGCTTTCCACGAAACATGTCCGCTAAGCATCTTCATCAGCCTACTTGCGTTCTCCAACATTTCTTGCCATCCAACGAATCAAGTGGTATTGCCAACACTGTTTCCAAGCCTACTATTGGGGACCACAGGTTTTTGTCCAATCTGCTAATCTTGGCTCACACTGGTTTCCACCCGCAACTGGTACTGGACGTTGCCGGCGTCTACTAAGCCGTATGGTAAACACGTATCGCCCTcaactatttgttttatttaattcaataataattcagTATATAAGGAATAACATTCGTGTTGATAGACAACTGACACATATAATTACTAGGTAGTACAATCCAAGAACATTAAGTACAGAAACCAGTCTGAGCAagttgtatttatgtatttacatataaacttGTTGATCTTTACGTTTGGACTATCATTTGACCCAAAAGATCAGAGGCTGAATCAAACAACAAATCAACAGTAACTGTATGACTAAGTACTTTTGATTTATATCACGAATCATTCTATGAAATGCTAAAGTGAAAACATTTcattcgtaataaataaaatcataataaaaccaagatctttattgaaataggttctTCTGAGCATCTTTAGAATATTAGAACGATGTTCTTACAAAGAAGGACTCTTCCTGACTAGGAAACAACGGCAAATTTTGAGTATTGTACGGactgattttttaatatgagaatcattaaattttttaccAGGTGGTTAAACATATGAACAGTTCACAAAATTGAAAGTAGGCGTTGTTATTACAACCAGTTTTGGTAAACCTTGTTTTAtgtctattaatttattagatcTAAGATAGCTCAGTGGATAGAAAATCTGGATCTTTATCGATGAACGAGATACGAATCTGAGCATACAACTGAACTTTCACTAGCATAATTTGAGTTTAAAATTTCACACCCGTTTCTAAGCAAAAACTTCTAGAGGAAATTTGCGTGTCTTAGACGAAATTCTGTTAAATCTATATGTACAGACCATACGCGGCTGAACTGTCCTTTCTCATTAACAAGAAGTAAAGCTTTTGCTCAGAAATGGAAAGTTCATGGTATTATTATAGTCTTAAGAGTATATTTGATAATAGGATTCTATAAAGAGAGTAAGTCACATGAAATTTGCCCGTGAGTTGAAGATGAttacaaattacttttcatGCATCATAATTCCCAGATCAGAACGATGATTATttttggtgatagggctttgtgctaaccCCCCTAAACAACtgcggtattgttgtgttctggtttcaagggtgagtgagccagtgtaactacagacataagggacatagcaacttagttcccaagattgctagtgcattgacgatgtaattacagcgtcattgtctatgggtgacggttaCCTCCaaccgccaacctattccataaaaaaagaacgatATAGATTCGAaatcctaatttatttttaaaataaaaacaaaattgctaattatatatgtatgtaacatatgGGTGATCAACGaggtcaaatttatttaattataaaatatctttaacataatttattaaggttacATTACCGATATAGCGTTCGTAATgcgtctaatatttttataaagcaattAGTTTTTAACATGATAAAAATAACGATCAGTTCTCATGGACTAAAAATACTTTGTTCGATAACCGTGATAAAGTATTCGATTAGAAAATACTTGTCATAGACTTGGAACTCGAGTGGCATAGTGCAGATTTCTTACAAGTCCTACATTAATAGTGGTATAGGTTTTTTGTTACCGAACCAAGAGTATAAAAAGGTTTTCGATAAAGTATATCATATGGTATCGGTAACTGGGTCAAATCTTAGTAAACCTAAATAGAGAAAGTTGTATTGCAAAAATAATCTCAGGGGCTTGGTCATGTCAACAGAGATACTAATTGAGACTTTataatgactttatttttattagcttAATGATCTCGTAATGTTGTAGATTCAagcaaaaacttttattaaaatctgaATGAGATTTTTATCATGATAGGTAAAAATTTCGTAAATTTTACCTAtcatgataaaaattaaaaagtaaaagtaattttcgtaaaatatatgctatatgtacattgttttataaattgtagGGCTTTTTGGaagtccgcctgggtaggtaccacccactcatcacatattctaccgctaaacaacagtacacagtattgttgtgttccggtttgaagggtgagtgagccagtgtaaatacaggcataagggacatagcatcttagttcccaaggttggtggcgcattgacgatgtaaggaatagttaatatatttttacagcgtcattgtctatgggcgatggtgaccacttaccatcaggtggtccatatgctcgtatgcaaacctattccataaaaaaaattaaaaaatgtctgtATGTTTAGGTAGATACGTCTGTAGGTTTCAA harbors:
- the LOC124530335 gene encoding band 7 protein AGAP004871-like isoform X3, yielding MDFGCHDKDSGEVECYFEIPNPHAVGCVEKFATFFSFLLVIITFPFSLFECFKVVQEFERAVIFRLGRLRKGGVRGPGLFFILPCVDTYRKVDLRTVSFDVPPQEVLTRDSVTVAVDAVVYYRIKEPLNAVVRVADYSASTRLLAATTLRNVLGMRDLAQLLSDREAISHMMQANLDVATDPWGVEVERVEIKDVRLPVQLQRAMAAEAEADREARAKIIAAEGEIKASKALREASLVMIDNPTALQLRYLQSLNTISAEKSSTIIFPFPMDFLKCFLSGSGPSVPPPLPV
- the LOC124530335 gene encoding mechanosensory protein 2-like isoform X5 → MGTNPHAVGCVEKFATFFSFLLVIITFPFSLFECFKVVQEFERAVIFRLGRLRKGGVRGPGLFFILPCVDTYRKVDLRTVSFDVPPQEVLTRDSVTVAVDAVVYYRIKEPLNAVVRVADYSASTRLLAATTLRNVLGMRDLAQLLSDREAISHMMQANLDVATDPWGVEVERVEIKDVRLPVQLQRAMAAEAEADREARAKIIAAEGEIKASKALREASLVMIDNPTALQLRYLQSLNTISAEKSSTIIFPFPMDFLKCFLSGSGPSVPPPLPV
- the LOC124530335 gene encoding band 7 protein AGAP004871-like isoform X1; its protein translation is MDFGCHDKDSGEVECYFEIHCDTGTTCAITIQMPNPHAVGCVEKFATFFSFLLVIITFPFSLFECFKVVQEFERAVIFRLGRLRKGGVRGPGLFFILPCVDTYRKVDLRTVSFDVPPQEVLTRDSVTVAVDAVVYYRIKEPLNAVVRVADYSASTRLLAATTLRNVLGMRDLAQLLSDREAISHMMQANLDVATDPWGVEVERVEIKDVRLPVQLQRAMAAEAEADREARAKIIAAEGEIKASKALREASLVMIDNPTALQLRYLQSLNTISAEKSSTIIFPFPMDFLKCFLSGSGPSVPPPLPV
- the LOC124530335 gene encoding band 7 protein AGAP004871-like isoform X4 → MGNCDTGTTCAITIQMPNPHAVGCVEKFATFFSFLLVIITFPFSLFECFKVVQEFERAVIFRLGRLRKGGVRGPGLFFILPCVDTYRKVDLRTVSFDVPPQEVLTRDSVTVAVDAVVYYRIKEPLNAVVRVADYSASTRLLAATTLRNVLGMRDLAQLLSDREAISHMMQANLDVATDPWGVEVERVEIKDVRLPVQLQRAMAAEAEADREARAKIIAAEGEIKASKALREASLVMIDNPTALQLRYLQSLNTISAEKSSTIIFPFPMDFLKCFLSGSGPSVPPPLPV
- the LOC124530335 gene encoding band 7 protein AGAP004871-like isoform X2 gives rise to the protein MHTELRSVSTRRDNVPSHCDTGTTCAITIQMPNPHAVGCVEKFATFFSFLLVIITFPFSLFECFKVVQEFERAVIFRLGRLRKGGVRGPGLFFILPCVDTYRKVDLRTVSFDVPPQEVLTRDSVTVAVDAVVYYRIKEPLNAVVRVADYSASTRLLAATTLRNVLGMRDLAQLLSDREAISHMMQANLDVATDPWGVEVERVEIKDVRLPVQLQRAMAAEAEADREARAKIIAAEGEIKASKALREASLVMIDNPTALQLRYLQSLNTISAEKSSTIIFPFPMDFLKCFLSGSGPSVPPPLPV